In Gimesia benthica, a single window of DNA contains:
- a CDS encoding glycosyltransferase family 2 protein, translating into MTPVYGAHDLLEELYARLIQALSQITEDYEIIMVNDASPDDSWCLIQRFATQNSRLKGVNLSRNFGQHHAITAGLEFARGKWVIVMDCDLQDQPEEIPKLYQTAQQGFDVVVGIRHTRQDTTIKKLCSRYFYKVFAYFTNTRIEHQIGNFGIYSRKVIRSILKFKEQTRSFGLFVIWAGFRRIEIPIEHAKRPTGKSTYNFPRMISLAFNSIIAYSNKLLILFVKLGFLLAGFSFLFTLWLLFRYVIWGIPVIGWTSLIVSIYLSTGLMIMVVGAVGIYIGKIFDEVKGRPLYLIESTTFELDSDDE; encoded by the coding sequence GTGACTCCGGTATACGGAGCACACGACCTGCTGGAAGAGCTTTATGCTCGCCTCATCCAGGCTTTATCCCAGATTACTGAAGATTATGAAATCATCATGGTCAATGATGCCAGTCCCGATGATTCCTGGTGTCTGATCCAGCGGTTCGCAACACAGAATTCTCGACTTAAAGGAGTCAATTTATCGAGAAATTTTGGCCAGCATCATGCGATTACAGCCGGCCTGGAATTCGCCCGAGGAAAATGGGTTATTGTCATGGATTGTGATCTGCAAGATCAACCTGAAGAAATCCCCAAGCTGTATCAAACTGCTCAACAGGGATTTGATGTGGTAGTCGGGATTCGTCACACCAGACAGGACACCACAATCAAAAAGCTATGTTCTCGCTATTTTTACAAGGTATTTGCCTATTTCACTAATACCAGAATTGAACACCAGATAGGAAATTTCGGTATTTATTCGCGCAAGGTCATTCGGAGTATTTTGAAATTTAAGGAACAGACAAGATCGTTTGGACTCTTTGTGATCTGGGCTGGTTTCCGCAGAATCGAGATCCCGATAGAACATGCAAAACGCCCCACCGGAAAGTCTACCTATAACTTCCCCCGTATGATCAGCCTGGCTTTCAACTCTATTATTGCCTACTCCAACAAGCTCTTAATCCTCTTTGTCAAACTGGGATTTCTGCTGGCTGGTTTTTCGTTCCTGTTTACACTGTGGTTACTTTTCCGTTACGTCATCTGGGGAATTCCAGTTATTGGCTGGACCAGCTTAATCGTTTCCATATATTTGTCGACCGGATTGATGATCATGGTTGTGGGAGCAGTAGGAATCTACATCGGAAAAATCTTCGATGAAGTCAAAGGCAGACCGCTCTACCTGATCGAGTCAACCACCTTCGAACTGGATTCTGACGATGAATAA
- the rffA gene encoding dTDP-4-amino-4,6-dideoxygalactose transaminase — translation MAPLIPFNKPFFAGKELHYIAQAVTLGNISGDGDFARRCVEVMQQRFQVHKILLTPSCTAALELSAMLLELQPGDEVIMPSYTFVSTANAFARMGAKPVFVDIRPDTLNMDERLVEQAITEKTKAIVPVHYAGVGCEMDLILTIADKYGLRVIEDAAQGVNAQYQNQYLGSLGDLGCYSFHETKNFICGEGGAICLNSEEFVDRAHVLRDKGTNRQAFFQGLVDKYTWCDIGSSFVLSELNCAFLYAQLEMFDEINQKRQQIYEFYRKNLQPLEEAQLLRLPRIPEDCVSNHHMFYILLPSKTVRDGLLAHLKEQQIHAVFHYIPLHTSPVGQTWGYREGDLPVTEQCASCLLRLPFYYEITPEEQQRVVCEIEKFLITNVSQSLLPDSLQLKTDFQRPLDTP, via the coding sequence ATGGCGCCGTTAATCCCGTTCAACAAACCGTTTTTTGCTGGTAAAGAACTGCATTATATTGCCCAGGCAGTCACGCTGGGAAATATCTCTGGAGATGGTGATTTTGCGCGGCGCTGTGTGGAGGTTATGCAACAGCGTTTCCAGGTTCATAAGATTCTCCTCACACCGTCCTGCACCGCAGCCCTGGAGTTGTCAGCCATGCTGCTGGAGCTTCAGCCCGGTGACGAAGTCATCATGCCATCCTACACTTTTGTTTCGACGGCCAACGCCTTCGCCCGCATGGGAGCGAAACCCGTGTTTGTCGACATCCGACCGGATACACTCAACATGGATGAACGACTGGTCGAGCAAGCGATTACCGAAAAGACCAAAGCGATCGTCCCCGTGCATTATGCCGGCGTCGGTTGCGAAATGGATCTTATCCTGACGATCGCCGACAAATACGGACTGCGTGTGATTGAAGATGCAGCACAAGGCGTGAACGCCCAATACCAGAACCAGTATCTTGGATCCCTGGGCGACCTGGGTTGCTACAGTTTCCATGAAACGAAAAACTTCATCTGTGGTGAAGGAGGCGCAATCTGCCTGAACTCAGAAGAGTTCGTCGACCGGGCACATGTTCTGCGCGACAAAGGAACCAATCGGCAGGCATTCTTTCAGGGACTCGTAGATAAATACACCTGGTGCGACATCGGTTCTTCCTTTGTATTAAGCGAATTGAACTGTGCGTTTCTCTATGCACAACTGGAAATGTTTGACGAGATCAATCAGAAACGTCAGCAGATCTACGAGTTCTACAGAAAGAACCTGCAACCACTCGAAGAAGCTCAGTTGCTACGTCTACCCCGGATCCCGGAAGACTGTGTCAGCAATCATCATATGTTCTATATTCTGCTCCCCAGTAAAACGGTGCGGGATGGACTGCTGGCTCATCTGAAAGAACAACAGATTCATGCCGTATTCCATTACATTCCCCTGCACACTTCCCCCGTCGGACAGACATGGGGATATCGTGAGGGAGACTTACCGGTTACGGAGCAATGTGCGTCGTGTTTACTGCGTCTTCCTTTCTATTATGAAATTACCCCTGAAGAACAGCAGCGGGTCGTTTGCGAAATAGAAAAGTTTCTAATCACAAATGTTTCTCAGTCCCTGTTGCCAGACAGTTTACAGTTGAAGACTGATTTTCAACGCCCTCTCGATACCCCTTAA
- a CDS encoding class I SAM-dependent methyltransferase, producing the protein MTETPHYAIRGGLPGRERLRVLSRVMLESTSSLLNRLELVDGLNCLDVGCGGGDVTRELARRIAPAGRAVGIDLDATKLSVAQEEARDLGLSNLEYRQVDVRDAAGPPEYDVVYSRFVLTHLSNPEAVLSSFLKQLRPGGILALEDIDFSGSFAWPETGAFRRFYELYCTVVQNRGGDPHIGQRLPVLVKDCGLESIQVSVVQPTGLTGEVKLLNGLTMENIADAVLADGLASTEEIDQIVDELNAFAADERTVTGLPRIVQVWGRLPQS; encoded by the coding sequence ATGACTGAGACTCCACATTATGCCATTCGAGGTGGTCTGCCTGGTCGGGAACGGTTGCGTGTTCTGTCACGTGTCATGTTGGAGAGCACTTCCTCGTTATTGAATCGTTTGGAGCTGGTTGATGGTCTAAATTGTCTGGATGTGGGTTGCGGCGGAGGAGATGTGACGCGCGAACTGGCCCGCCGCATTGCTCCCGCGGGCAGGGCTGTCGGCATTGATCTCGATGCAACCAAACTATCCGTCGCGCAAGAGGAAGCACGTGATTTGGGTTTATCCAACCTGGAATATCGTCAGGTCGATGTGCGGGATGCAGCAGGCCCGCCGGAATATGATGTCGTTTATTCCCGTTTTGTGCTGACTCATCTCAGCAATCCGGAAGCGGTTCTCAGCTCTTTTCTCAAGCAGTTACGTCCGGGAGGAATCCTGGCGCTGGAGGACATCGACTTCAGTGGCTCATTTGCCTGGCCGGAAACTGGTGCGTTTCGCAGGTTCTATGAACTGTATTGCACCGTCGTTCAGAACCGGGGCGGTGATCCGCATATCGGGCAGCGATTGCCTGTGCTTGTCAAAGACTGCGGGCTGGAATCCATTCAGGTCTCAGTCGTGCAACCTACGGGGCTGACTGGTGAAGTCAAATTACTCAACGGTTTAACGATGGAAAACATTGCCGATGCGGTTCTGGCAGACGGACTGGCTTCCACAGAGGAAATTGACCAGATCGTGGATGAACTCAATGCATTTGCCGCAGACGAGCGAACCGTCACCGGCTTACCCCGCATTGTGCAGGTCTGGGGACGTTTACCTCAGAGCTGA
- a CDS encoding HAD family hydrolase — MIKAVIFDLYGTLLELTQDHRPFLQVAKHCTSLSVQAAIHKALVNDCPTLDSYASLLRLKTQLNLERLEQILADDLLKVRLFLDVLSALEKLHGQQVKTAVISNLATPYIRPFDAHNLRTHFDVVLLSCECGLSKPDPAIYQRAIQQLNLAPEEILMVGDSYASDVVGPATAGIKGIHLVRSGEGSSATAVISGLESLFDFV, encoded by the coding sequence GTGATTAAGGCCGTTATTTTTGATCTGTATGGGACTCTGCTGGAACTCACACAGGATCACAGACCTTTTTTACAAGTGGCGAAACACTGTACCTCGCTGAGTGTTCAGGCAGCCATTCACAAAGCACTGGTCAATGACTGCCCCACTCTGGATTCTTATGCCAGTCTGCTCCGGTTGAAGACACAGCTCAACCTGGAGCGACTGGAACAGATCCTTGCTGATGACCTGCTCAAGGTGAGGCTCTTTCTGGATGTGCTCTCTGCATTAGAAAAGCTTCATGGTCAGCAGGTGAAAACTGCGGTCATCTCTAATTTAGCCACGCCTTACATCCGCCCCTTCGATGCGCACAATCTTCGCACTCACTTCGATGTTGTTCTCCTCTCATGTGAATGCGGTCTCTCCAAACCTGATCCTGCGATTTATCAACGGGCCATCCAGCAACTGAATTTAGCCCCTGAAGAAATCCTGATGGTTGGCGACAGCTATGCTTCGGATGTTGTCGGACCAGCGACAGCAGGCATCAAAGGCATTCATCTCGTGCGTTCGGGTGAAGGCAGTTCAGCAACGGCTGTGATCTCTGGTTTGGAATCACTGTTCGATTTTGTCTGA
- a CDS encoding BPSS1187 family protein, with protein sequence MLNCKSLLVFVLLAQFSVSPALAQERELTYRDRRPQEYKLTARASEIDPRAKEHPEIDYVFEAKGKVQDLEHAVVDTRKKPRGKLVIWLMGYNSQLFDGLSKLGFHAIQVHYANRWFSKVCRENPVGETCRGNVRLEAATGEDYSDQVSIPKPDGMKERALQFVKWLAKNNPQGKWDYYLTPDGNDLRWEDVIMAGSSHGSTTAARFAKHQKVSRVVMFCGPRDQYQNWQSLPSATPTNRYFGFSHVLDGGWTGDHYCRSWELIGLNEYGPIVNVDQSKPPYENTRRLITDFDVKNNTRRAHSSVVPGGNAGKNAKGQYIHEAVWLYLFTHPVDKVGKPVPLDPGCEKNQRDS encoded by the coding sequence ATGCTGAACTGCAAATCGCTGCTCGTCTTTGTTCTCCTCGCTCAATTCTCCGTCTCCCCTGCCCTGGCACAGGAACGTGAGTTAACATATCGCGATCGACGCCCGCAGGAATACAAGCTCACCGCGCGGGCCAGTGAAATCGATCCCCGGGCCAAAGAACATCCGGAGATCGACTACGTCTTCGAAGCAAAGGGAAAAGTTCAGGATCTGGAACACGCCGTGGTCGATACACGGAAAAAGCCCCGGGGTAAACTGGTCATCTGGCTGATGGGATATAACAGCCAGCTGTTTGACGGACTCTCTAAATTAGGTTTTCACGCGATTCAGGTCCATTATGCAAACCGCTGGTTCTCCAAAGTCTGTCGCGAGAATCCGGTTGGCGAGACCTGCAGGGGAAATGTGAGGCTGGAAGCTGCTACCGGCGAGGACTATAGCGATCAGGTTTCCATCCCGAAGCCGGATGGCATGAAAGAGCGGGCTCTGCAGTTCGTAAAATGGCTGGCGAAAAACAATCCCCAGGGAAAGTGGGACTATTACCTGACTCCCGACGGCAATGATCTGCGCTGGGAGGATGTGATCATGGCGGGCAGTTCGCATGGTTCTACCACCGCTGCCCGTTTTGCCAAGCATCAGAAGGTGAGCCGGGTCGTGATGTTCTGTGGTCCCCGCGATCAGTATCAGAACTGGCAGTCTCTCCCTTCAGCAACTCCGACAAACCGCTACTTTGGATTCTCCCATGTGCTGGACGGCGGTTGGACCGGCGATCATTACTGTCGTTCCTGGGAGCTGATCGGTCTTAATGAATACGGGCCGATTGTCAACGTCGATCAGTCAAAGCCTCCTTATGAAAATACACGGCGGCTGATTACCGACTTCGATGTCAAAAACAATACCCGCCGTGCCCATTCTTCCGTCGTCCCTGGTGGCAATGCTGGTAAGAATGCGAAAGGCCAGTATATCCATGAAGCGGTCTGGCTGTACCTGTTTACGCATCCAGTCGACAAAGTTGGTAAGCCGGTTCCATTGGATCCGGGATGCGAGAAAAACCAGCGAGACAGCTGA